From Calothrix sp. PCC 6303, a single genomic window includes:
- a CDS encoding glycosyltransferase family 2 protein, which produces MIDKRFSKNLPLISIITVTYNCFHDLTETFNSVISQSYKNIEYIVIDGGSKDGTMGFLHENDDKIAYWVSETDSGIYDAMNKGALASTGDWLIFMNSGDKFLTEDTLNQVISYLNDTVDVVYGGVESVTNDRFGYHTDQRHPYDLSIIWREIPTCHQSIFVKRELQLKFPFDTDLSWCADHDFITRLYVSGYKFLEIPVVVAKFDTSGGASRDLLSFTRERWSIYRKHFSRSFAKDWYFINEYKGFWLHKNIISKIRDLLPSGWVLTWRKYRRIY; this is translated from the coding sequence ATGATTGATAAAAGATTTAGTAAAAATTTACCTTTGATTTCAATTATTACAGTTACTTATAATTGTTTTCATGATTTAACTGAAACATTTAATAGTGTTATTTCTCAGAGTTATAAAAATATAGAATATATTGTAATTGATGGTGGTTCTAAAGATGGAACTATGGGTTTTCTACATGAAAATGATGATAAAATAGCCTATTGGGTCAGTGAAACAGATTCAGGAATTTATGATGCGATGAATAAGGGAGCTTTAGCCAGTACTGGAGATTGGCTGATATTTATGAATTCTGGGGATAAGTTTTTGACAGAAGATACACTAAATCAAGTTATCAGCTATCTAAACGATACTGTAGATGTTGTTTACGGAGGAGTTGAATCTGTTACGAATGATAGATTTGGCTATCATACTGATCAACGTCATCCATATGATTTATCTATTATTTGGCGGGAGATTCCGACTTGTCATCAAAGTATTTTCGTGAAAAGAGAATTACAGCTTAAATTTCCTTTTGATACTGATTTAAGTTGGTGTGCAGATCATGATTTTATAACTCGATTGTATGTATCTGGTTATAAGTTTTTGGAAATTCCTGTAGTTGTTGCTAAATTTGATACATCAGGGGGAGCCTCAAGGGATTTATTGAGCTTTACGCGAGAAAGATGGTCTATTTATAGAAAGCATTTTAGTAGGTCATTTGCGAAAGATTGGTATTTTATTAATGAATACAAAGGATTTTGGTTGCACAAAAACATTATTAGTAAAATACGTGACTTGCTGCCTAGCGGATGGGTTCTTACTTGGCGTAAGTATCGACGCATATATTAG